The proteins below come from a single Stutzerimonas stutzeri RCH2 genomic window:
- a CDS encoding acyltransferase family protein gives MPRTEHFIGLEWLRFLLAIYVVLFHTVHAYVEGEPTWLAELAGVGFFATSSFFVLSGFLLAHVYCRQGELREPARHFLGKRLANLYPLHLFSLLLTAIVLTIIAKLGIPPDDAKASLRYVVYDTNEELSGEARDALEYFMNNRELALNFVLQLFMLQAWNPLYLTFNPPLWSISTLFFFYLCFPLLAPRLMRLRHKGWWLLAIAALYLLPPLWAIQQDAYGIPVTGMLHRMPLLRLPEFLAGILLCGLFREWRAAGGQLGIAARLALSAFVLASFLATVWLLKGERYWYFLLHNGLLLPAQLALVWLCALIATPRSAALIDWSQRLGAASLPLFVLHVPVFILFSRSEKLLGAVSAECLEDWADCVAQAGELALTPAFYPLYLGLCIVVCVLAQERAVVPVRRFLLRRVMKV, from the coding sequence GTGCCGCGCACGGAACATTTCATCGGGCTGGAATGGCTGCGCTTTCTGCTGGCCATCTATGTAGTGCTGTTCCATACCGTGCACGCCTACGTCGAGGGCGAGCCGACCTGGCTCGCGGAGCTTGCCGGCGTCGGCTTCTTCGCCACCAGCAGCTTCTTCGTGCTTTCCGGCTTTCTGCTGGCGCACGTCTATTGTCGCCAGGGCGAACTGCGCGAGCCGGCGCGGCATTTCCTCGGCAAACGCCTGGCCAATCTCTACCCGCTGCACCTGTTCTCCCTGCTGCTGACGGCCATCGTGCTGACCATCATCGCCAAGCTCGGCATTCCCCCGGACGATGCCAAGGCGAGCCTGCGCTACGTGGTCTACGACACCAACGAGGAGCTCAGCGGCGAAGCCCGCGACGCCCTCGAATATTTCATGAACAACCGCGAGCTGGCGCTGAACTTCGTGCTGCAGCTGTTCATGCTGCAGGCCTGGAACCCGCTCTACCTGACGTTCAACCCGCCGCTGTGGTCGATCTCCACACTGTTCTTCTTCTACCTGTGCTTCCCCCTGCTGGCGCCACGCCTGATGCGCCTGCGCCACAAGGGTTGGTGGCTGCTGGCAATCGCCGCGCTTTACCTGCTGCCGCCGCTGTGGGCGATCCAGCAGGACGCCTACGGCATTCCCGTCACCGGCATGCTGCACCGCATGCCGCTGCTGCGCCTGCCGGAATTTCTCGCCGGCATCCTGCTCTGCGGACTGTTCCGCGAATGGCGCGCGGCGGGCGGGCAGCTCGGCATCGCAGCACGGCTGGCGCTGTCGGCATTCGTGCTGGCGAGCTTCCTGGCGACGGTGTGGCTGCTCAAGGGCGAACGCTACTGGTACTTCCTGCTGCACAACGGCCTGCTGCTGCCGGCGCAGCTGGCGCTGGTCTGGCTCTGCGCGCTGATCGCCACGCCACGCAGTGCCGCGTTGATCGACTGGTCACAGCGCCTGGGCGCGGCCTCGTTGCCGCTCTTCGTGCTGCATGTGCCGGTGTTCATCCTCTTCTCGCGCTCGGAGAAGCTGCTCGGGGCGGTGTCGGCGGAATGCCTCGAGGACTGGGCCGATTGCGTGGCACAGGCGGGGGAACTGGCGCTGACGCCGGCCTTCTATCCGCTGTATCTGGGGTTATGCATCGTGGTGTGCGTGCTGGCGCAGGAGCGAGCAGTGGTGCCGGTGAGGCGGTTTTTGCTGAGGCGGGTGATGAAGGTTTGA
- a CDS encoding FAD binding domain-containing protein translates to MTPFSYQRPERIDQAIALHGPQSRYIAGGTNLLDLMKENVLQPGQLIDINGLPLRDIEQTAEGGLRIGALVSNADLAWHPQIEQRYPLLSKAILAGASPQLRNMASTGGNLLQRTRCYYFYDTATPCNKREPGSGCSARDGRNRIHAILGASEHCVAVHPSDMCVALAALDARVHVEGPHGQRRLELVDFHRLPGDQPQQDNVLVEGELITAIELPVEGFASHCAYLKVRDRASYAFALVSVAAALEMDGDIIRRARIALGGVAHKPWRLEEAEELLSGKRAKPECFAAAADRLLQGAQPLADNAFKVDLARRAIVRALTEAAGGTVR, encoded by the coding sequence ATGACGCCGTTCAGCTATCAGCGCCCCGAACGTATCGACCAGGCCATCGCCCTGCACGGGCCGCAGAGCCGCTACATCGCCGGCGGCACCAACCTGCTCGACCTGATGAAAGAGAACGTGCTGCAACCCGGCCAGCTCATCGACATCAACGGCCTGCCGCTGCGCGACATCGAGCAGACCGCCGAGGGTGGCCTGCGCATCGGTGCGCTGGTGAGCAATGCCGACCTGGCCTGGCACCCGCAGATCGAACAGCGCTACCCGCTGCTGAGCAAGGCGATCCTTGCCGGGGCATCGCCGCAGCTGCGCAACATGGCCAGCACCGGCGGCAACCTGCTGCAGCGCACCCGTTGCTACTACTTCTACGATACCGCCACGCCCTGCAACAAACGCGAGCCGGGCTCCGGTTGCAGCGCGCGTGACGGGCGCAATCGCATCCACGCGATTCTCGGTGCCAGCGAACACTGCGTCGCCGTGCACCCGTCGGACATGTGCGTCGCCCTGGCCGCGCTGGATGCCCGGGTGCATGTGGAAGGCCCGCACGGCCAGCGACGCCTCGAACTGGTGGACTTCCACCGCCTGCCCGGCGACCAGCCGCAGCAGGACAACGTGCTGGTGGAAGGCGAGCTGATCACCGCCATCGAGCTGCCGGTGGAAGGTTTCGCCAGCCACTGCGCCTACCTCAAGGTGCGCGATCGCGCCTCTTACGCATTCGCCCTGGTGTCCGTCGCGGCGGCGCTGGAGATGGATGGCGACATCATCCGCCGCGCGCGCATCGCGCTCGGTGGCGTGGCGCACAAACCCTGGCGCCTGGAAGAGGCCGAAGAACTGCTCAGCGGCAAGCGTGCCAAGCCCGAATGTTTCGCCGCCGCGGCCGACCGCCTGCTGCAAGGCGCACAGCCGCTCGCCGACAACGCCTTCAAAGTCGACCTGGCACGACGCGCCATCGTGCGCGCACTGACCGAAGCCGCCGGAGGAACCGTCCGATGA
- a CDS encoding serine hydrolase, with translation MNRLIAVGALLLPLVALTACTEEAEATWKDGLEQELRRVDEASPGKLGVYIKHLGENAELRYDAERFWYLGSAVKVPIALAVLQGVDDGDFSLDQRLTLEAEDKVDGSGDLVWQDNGVDYSLRDLLKEMLIESDNTAANMLIRLVGEDELNARTRKSMGGDFEAITSFTQVRRDVYGEVHPDAAKLDNMQLVELASAPFSKPRYEALARVLNLQADELKAASMEQAYERYYARKLNSSSLVAYGTMLEKLVRGELLSVESRDLLYGFMKLDSYDNYRLEAGLPEDVPFIQKTGTQLERACHIGVIEPQDESRAIVVVACAEALDEGRDAGQLFEQVGQAISKALLGKQS, from the coding sequence ATGAACAGGTTGATCGCAGTAGGCGCATTGTTGTTGCCGCTGGTGGCCCTGACCGCCTGTACCGAGGAAGCCGAGGCGACCTGGAAGGATGGTCTGGAGCAGGAGCTGCGTCGTGTCGACGAGGCGTCGCCGGGCAAGCTCGGTGTTTATATCAAGCATCTGGGTGAGAACGCCGAGCTGCGCTACGACGCTGAGCGCTTCTGGTACCTGGGCTCAGCGGTGAAGGTGCCGATCGCCCTGGCCGTGCTACAGGGCGTCGACGATGGCGACTTCAGCCTCGATCAGCGGCTGACGCTGGAGGCCGAGGACAAGGTCGACGGCTCCGGCGATCTGGTCTGGCAGGACAACGGCGTCGACTACTCGCTGCGCGATCTGCTCAAGGAAATGCTCATCGAAAGCGACAACACCGCGGCCAACATGCTGATCCGCCTGGTCGGCGAGGACGAGCTCAACGCGCGCACCCGCAAGAGCATGGGCGGTGATTTCGAGGCCATCACCTCCTTCACTCAGGTGCGCCGCGACGTATATGGCGAGGTGCACCCGGATGCAGCCAAGCTCGACAACATGCAGCTGGTGGAACTGGCCTCAGCGCCGTTCAGCAAGCCGCGCTACGAGGCGCTGGCGCGGGTACTGAACCTGCAGGCCGATGAGCTGAAGGCCGCAAGCATGGAACAGGCCTATGAGCGCTACTACGCGCGCAAGCTCAACTCCAGCAGCCTGGTGGCCTACGGCACGATGCTGGAAAAACTGGTGCGCGGGGAGCTGCTGTCGGTCGAGAGCCGTGATCTGCTGTACGGCTTCATGAAGCTCGATTCCTATGACAACTACCGGCTCGAGGCCGGGCTGCCGGAGGACGTGCCCTTCATCCAGAAGACCGGCACCCAGCTCGAGCGCGCCTGTCACATCGGCGTGATCGAGCCGCAGGACGAGAGCCGCGCGATCGTCGTGGTGGCCTGCGCCGAAGCGCTCGATGAGGGCAGGGACGCGGGGCAGTTGTTCGAGCAGGTCGGCCAGGCGATCAGCAAGGCGTTGTTGGGCAAGCAATCCTAG
- a CDS encoding methyltransferase, with protein sequence MPILDTPYASLDLIRQPEQPNEPLQAFDAADEYLLATLHEQGLPAAARVLILNDSFGALACALAAHVEVTSSGDSHLAHLALQKNLARNGISETRVTFVPASEMAQGPFDLVLIRVPKTLALLEEQLIRLHGQLSPGAQVIAAAMIKHLPRAAGDLLEQYIGAVQASLAVKKARLLSATASEKPAPQSPYPTRYRLDQPKLELLNHANLFCREGLDIGTRAFLPHLPQALGALRVADLGCGNGVLGIVYALGNPQAELTLVDESYMAVQSARENWQAILGERPADIRAGDGLAEQAPGSLDLVLCNPPFHQQQVVGDFLAWRMFTQAKAALAKGGELWIVGNRHLGYHLKLKRLFGNAEQVAATPKFVIIKATRA encoded by the coding sequence ATGCCTATTCTCGATACCCCCTATGCCAGCCTCGACCTGATCCGCCAGCCGGAGCAGCCGAACGAGCCGTTGCAGGCCTTTGACGCCGCCGACGAATACCTGCTCGCCACGCTGCATGAACAGGGTTTGCCGGCAGCCGCGCGGGTGCTGATTCTCAACGACAGCTTCGGTGCCCTGGCTTGCGCGCTGGCCGCGCATGTCGAGGTGACCAGCAGCGGCGACTCGCATCTGGCCCATCTGGCGCTGCAGAAGAATCTGGCGCGCAACGGTATATCCGAGACACGAGTGACCTTCGTTCCGGCCAGCGAAATGGCCCAGGGCCCGTTCGATCTGGTGCTGATCCGCGTACCGAAAACCCTCGCCCTGCTGGAAGAACAGCTGATCCGCCTGCACGGCCAGCTGTCGCCCGGCGCGCAGGTGATCGCCGCGGCGATGATCAAGCACCTGCCGCGCGCCGCCGGTGATCTGCTAGAGCAGTACATCGGCGCGGTGCAGGCCTCGCTGGCAGTGAAGAAGGCACGTCTGCTCAGCGCAACGGCGAGCGAGAAACCGGCGCCGCAGTCGCCTTACCCGACTCGCTACCGGCTCGATCAGCCAAAACTCGAACTGCTCAACCACGCCAACCTGTTCTGCCGCGAAGGCTTGGACATTGGCACGCGCGCCTTTCTGCCACATCTGCCACAGGCACTCGGTGCACTGCGCGTGGCCGATCTCGGCTGCGGCAACGGCGTGCTCGGCATCGTCTATGCGCTGGGCAATCCGCAGGCGGAGCTGACCCTGGTGGACGAGAGCTACATGGCGGTGCAGTCGGCTCGGGAGAACTGGCAGGCGATCCTCGGCGAACGTCCGGCCGACATCCGCGCCGGCGACGGCCTGGCCGAGCAGGCGCCCGGCTCGCTGGATCTGGTGCTCTGCAATCCGCCATTCCACCAGCAGCAGGTGGTCGGCGATTTCCTCGCCTGGCGCATGTTCACCCAGGCCAAGGCGGCACTGGCCAAGGGCGGCGAGCTATGGATCGTCGGCAACCGTCATCTCGGCTACCACCTCAAGCTCAAGCGCCTGTTCGGCAATGCCGAGCAGGTCGCCGCTACGCCGAAATTCGTGATCATCAAGGCAACCCGCGCCTAG
- a CDS encoding xanthine dehydrogenase family protein molybdopterin-binding subunit, whose translation MNSANSPLGKPLDRVDGPLKVTGKACYAAEAEVPGLLYGAVVSSSIARGRIKGIDAAAAEALPGVRLVLTHQNRPPVASYDEPYEDDDAADGSPFRPLYNDRVLYSGQPLALVVAETQALARHGASLVHVEYEVEAHQTDLQAAREQAHEAPAELPEPRGDFDSAFAAAAKRIDCEYGTPVEHHNPMEPHTSIVQYQPGGELLIHDKTQGVQNCQRYLEQVFDMQGKIRVLAPFVGGAFGSGLRPQYQLPLAVMAALKLKASVRVELTRQQMFTFGYRPRTFQQLKLAADGEGRLRAIEHKAIGQTSRFEDFTEHEVEWSGMLYACDNVRLGYRLAPLDVYTPLDMRAPGATIGVYALECAMDELAHEVGIDPLELRLRNYTDINGNEGKRYSSKELRACYQQGAERFGWSRRPAQPRSLRDGHQLVGMGMATGVWEAMQMPASARACIDADGKLLVTSATADIGTGTYTAMTQIAADAMGLSMAEVEFRLGDSSLPQAPLEGGSATVSSVGSAVQRACAGLRQKLLDAVQQSPASPFTGANLETVEFVDGQLRLKTGEHAVALRDIVQVSGALEAEASVKPDEKRDAWATGTHSAVFVEVRVDEDLGTIKVSRVVSAIAAGRIVNPKTAGNQIVGGVVWGIGQALHEETLIDHRLGRYMNHNLAEYHIPVNADIPEIDVIFVEEHDEVVNDLGSKGVGEIGIVGAAAAVANAIYNATGKRVRDLPITLDKLL comes from the coding sequence ATGAACAGCGCCAACTCTCCACTGGGCAAGCCGCTGGACCGCGTCGACGGCCCGCTCAAGGTCACCGGCAAGGCCTGCTACGCCGCCGAAGCCGAGGTGCCGGGGTTGCTCTACGGCGCCGTGGTGTCGAGCAGCATCGCCCGCGGCCGTATCAAGGGTATTGATGCCGCCGCGGCTGAAGCGCTGCCCGGCGTGCGATTGGTGCTGACCCATCAGAATCGCCCACCGGTGGCCAGCTACGACGAGCCCTACGAGGATGACGACGCCGCCGACGGCTCGCCGTTCCGCCCGCTGTACAACGACCGCGTGCTCTACAGCGGCCAGCCGCTGGCGCTGGTCGTCGCCGAGACCCAGGCGCTGGCGAGGCACGGGGCGAGCCTGGTGCACGTCGAATACGAGGTCGAAGCGCACCAGACCGATCTGCAGGCCGCGCGCGAACAGGCCCATGAAGCGCCGGCGGAGCTGCCGGAGCCGCGCGGCGATTTCGACTCGGCGTTCGCCGCGGCGGCAAAACGCATCGATTGCGAGTACGGCACCCCGGTCGAGCACCACAACCCGATGGAGCCGCATACCTCCATTGTCCAGTACCAGCCGGGCGGCGAGCTGCTGATCCATGACAAGACCCAGGGCGTGCAGAATTGCCAGCGCTACCTGGAGCAGGTCTTCGACATGCAGGGCAAGATCCGCGTGCTCGCGCCCTTCGTCGGCGGTGCCTTCGGCTCCGGCCTGCGGCCGCAGTACCAGCTGCCGCTGGCGGTGATGGCCGCACTCAAGCTGAAGGCCTCGGTGCGCGTCGAACTGACCCGGCAGCAGATGTTCACCTTCGGCTACCGCCCGCGAACCTTCCAACAGCTGAAGCTCGCGGCAGATGGCGAAGGACGGCTGCGGGCCATCGAGCACAAGGCCATCGGCCAGACCTCGCGCTTCGAGGATTTCACCGAGCACGAGGTGGAGTGGTCCGGCATGCTCTACGCCTGCGACAACGTGCGCCTCGGTTACCGCCTGGCGCCGCTGGACGTCTATACGCCGCTAGATATGCGCGCCCCCGGTGCGACAATCGGCGTCTATGCGCTGGAGTGCGCGATGGACGAGCTGGCCCATGAAGTCGGTATCGACCCGCTGGAGCTGCGCCTGCGCAACTACACCGACATCAACGGCAACGAGGGCAAGCGCTATTCCAGCAAGGAGCTGCGTGCCTGCTACCAGCAGGGCGCCGAACGCTTCGGCTGGTCGCGGCGCCCGGCGCAGCCACGCAGCCTGCGTGACGGTCATCAGTTGGTCGGCATGGGCATGGCCACTGGCGTCTGGGAAGCCATGCAGATGCCGGCCAGTGCCCGTGCCTGCATCGATGCCGACGGCAAGCTGCTGGTAACCAGCGCCACCGCCGATATCGGCACCGGCACCTATACCGCGATGACGCAAATCGCCGCCGACGCCATGGGCCTGTCGATGGCCGAGGTGGAGTTCCGCCTGGGCGATTCCAGCCTGCCGCAGGCGCCGCTTGAGGGAGGCTCGGCCACCGTGTCCTCGGTGGGAAGCGCCGTGCAGCGCGCCTGTGCAGGGCTGCGGCAAAAGCTGCTGGACGCCGTGCAGCAGTCGCCGGCATCGCCCTTTACCGGGGCGAATCTGGAAACCGTGGAGTTCGTCGATGGTCAGCTGCGGCTGAAAACCGGCGAGCATGCCGTGGCTCTGCGCGACATCGTGCAGGTCAGCGGCGCCTTGGAGGCCGAGGCCAGCGTCAAACCGGATGAAAAACGCGATGCCTGGGCAACCGGAACCCATTCGGCGGTGTTCGTCGAAGTGCGCGTCGACGAGGACCTCGGCACCATCAAGGTCAGCCGTGTGGTCAGCGCGATTGCCGCGGGCCGCATCGTCAACCCGAAGACCGCCGGCAACCAGATCGTCGGCGGCGTGGTCTGGGGCATCGGCCAGGCGCTGCACGAGGAGACGCTGATCGATCACAGGCTCGGCCGCTACATGAACCACAACCTCGCCGAGTACCACATCCCGGTGAACGCGGACATTCCCGAAATCGACGTGATCTTCGTCGAGGAGCACGACGAGGTGGTCAACGACCTGGGGTCAAAGGGGGTAGGGGAGATCGGCATCGTCGGGGCGGCGGCGGCGGTGGCCAATGCGATCTACAACGCGACGGGCAAGCGCGTGCGGGATCTGCCGATTACCCTGGATAAGTTGCTGTAG
- a CDS encoding (2Fe-2S)-binding protein: MSENYSAAGQTCTISLELNGERRELQVQPWTTLLDLLRDQLGLTGTKKGCDHGQCGACTVLLDGRRINSCLTLAVMHDGASLTTIEGLASDATLHPLQAAFVKHDAFQCGYCTPGQICSAAGLAAENRASSRDEIREHMSGNLCRCGAYPNILAAIEDALPTLRGQEGAQ; this comes from the coding sequence ATGAGCGAAAATTATTCAGCTGCAGGCCAAACCTGCACCATCAGCCTGGAGCTGAACGGCGAACGCCGTGAGCTCCAGGTGCAACCCTGGACCACCTTGCTCGACCTGCTGCGCGACCAGCTCGGCCTGACCGGCACCAAGAAAGGCTGCGATCACGGCCAGTGCGGTGCCTGCACGGTGCTGCTCGATGGCCGGCGCATCAACAGCTGCCTGACCCTGGCGGTGATGCACGACGGCGCCAGTCTGACCACCATCGAGGGGCTGGCCAGCGATGCGACGCTGCATCCGCTGCAGGCTGCGTTCGTCAAGCACGATGCCTTCCAGTGCGGCTACTGCACGCCGGGGCAGATCTGCTCGGCAGCCGGGCTAGCAGCGGAGAACCGTGCCAGCAGCCGTGACGAGATCCGCGAACACATGAGCGGCAACCTCTGCCGCTGTGGCGCCTATCCGAACATCCTCGCCGCCATCGAAGACGCACTGCCGACGCTGCGCGGCCAGGAGGGTGCGCAATGA
- a CDS encoding serine hydrolase, translating into MHPSSLLRLPAAATRLLLAALLCASTGQTAIAQEAFEWSGPFLARLAQLDRQTPGHLGVYVKDMQTGISVSYHGEEPWYLASTVKVPVAIAVMRRIEQDELTLDSPVALLASDYVDGAGPTNSHAPGKALSVRFLLDQMLIHSDNTASDMLIRLVGIEQVNAVAQELAPEGLGPITSLADVRRLIYGELHPAARQLSGKDFLALRQQPNDAGRLALLPRLLGVERRTLASISLNEAYERYYATPYNSGTLKAYGDVLSALEAGTALGPASTGYLLSVMRRVETGKQRIKAGLPPGTGFAHKTGTQRARICDAGLVDQPDSDSALSTRLVIVACVRGVASAAQAERALRGTGEAVTAAGLIRR; encoded by the coding sequence ATGCACCCGTCATCGCTGCTTCGTTTACCCGCCGCTGCCACGCGCCTGCTGCTCGCCGCACTGCTGTGTGCAAGCACCGGCCAGACCGCCATTGCCCAGGAGGCCTTCGAGTGGAGCGGCCCCTTCCTCGCGCGGTTGGCCCAGCTGGACAGGCAAACCCCCGGGCATCTCGGCGTGTACGTCAAGGACATGCAGACCGGCATTTCAGTCTCCTACCATGGCGAGGAGCCCTGGTATTTGGCTTCGACGGTCAAGGTCCCGGTCGCCATCGCGGTGATGCGCCGGATCGAGCAGGACGAGCTGACCCTGGATAGCCCGGTGGCACTGCTGGCGTCCGACTACGTCGATGGTGCCGGCCCGACCAACAGCCATGCGCCGGGCAAGGCGTTGAGCGTGCGGTTTTTGCTGGATCAGATGCTGATCCACAGCGACAACACCGCCAGCGACATGCTGATCCGTCTGGTCGGCATCGAGCAGGTCAATGCCGTCGCCCAGGAACTGGCGCCGGAAGGGCTCGGGCCGATCACCTCGCTGGCGGACGTGCGACGGTTGATCTACGGCGAGTTGCACCCGGCGGCGCGTCAGCTCTCCGGCAAGGATTTTCTCGCGCTCAGGCAGCAGCCGAACGACGCCGGCCGCCTGGCGCTGCTGCCACGGCTGCTTGGCGTGGAGCGCCGCACGTTGGCATCGATCAGCCTGAACGAGGCCTACGAGCGCTACTACGCCACGCCGTACAACTCCGGCACGCTGAAGGCCTACGGCGACGTGCTTTCGGCGCTGGAGGCCGGGACTGCACTGGGCCCGGCGAGTACCGGATACCTGCTGAGCGTGATGCGCCGGGTCGAGACCGGCAAACAGCGGATCAAGGCCGGCTTGCCGCCCGGCACCGGCTTCGCGCACAAGACCGGCACCCAACGAGCACGTATCTGCGATGCCGGGCTGGTGGATCAGCCAGATTCGGACAGCGCCCTATCCACACGCCTGGTCATCGTCGCCTGCGTTCGCGGGGTGGCCTCCGCCGCCCAGGCCGAGCGCGCGTTGCGCGGTACCGGCGAGGCAGTCACCGCAGCGGGGTTGATCCGACGATGA
- a CDS encoding ferredoxin--NADP reductase produces MTASEEKFTRQRLLEVQTLTSNLFTLRTSRDPSFRFSAGQFARLGVRKPSGCIVWRAYSMVSAPHDEFLDFFSIVVPDGEFTSELSRLKVGDELLVDKQAFGFLTLDRFPDGRDLWLLATGTGIAPFLSILQDFEAWQRFERIILVYSVREARELAYQQLIAELPQRDYLDGLGSKLLYLPVVTREQVPGALHGRITTLIENGELERAADLQLTPEHSRIMLCGNPQMIEDTRAVLKARDLNLALTRRPGQVAVENYW; encoded by the coding sequence ATGACCGCCAGCGAAGAGAAGTTCACCCGCCAGCGCCTGCTCGAGGTGCAGACGCTGACGTCCAACCTGTTCACCTTGCGCACCAGCCGTGATCCCAGCTTTCGCTTCAGCGCCGGGCAGTTTGCCCGTCTTGGCGTGCGCAAGCCCAGTGGTTGTATCGTCTGGCGTGCCTATTCGATGGTTTCAGCGCCGCATGACGAGTTTCTCGATTTCTTTTCCATCGTGGTGCCGGATGGCGAGTTCACCAGCGAGCTGAGTCGCCTCAAGGTCGGTGATGAGCTGCTGGTGGACAAGCAGGCCTTCGGCTTTCTCACCCTGGATCGCTTTCCCGACGGCCGCGACCTCTGGCTACTGGCCACCGGCACCGGCATCGCGCCGTTTCTGTCGATCCTGCAGGACTTCGAGGCCTGGCAGCGTTTCGAGCGCATCATTCTGGTCTATAGCGTTCGCGAGGCGCGCGAACTGGCCTATCAGCAGCTGATCGCCGAGCTGCCGCAGCGCGATTACCTGGACGGGCTGGGCTCGAAGCTGCTGTACCTGCCGGTGGTGACCCGCGAACAGGTTCCTGGGGCGCTGCATGGGCGCATCACCACCCTGATCGAGAACGGCGAACTGGAGCGCGCTGCCGATCTGCAGCTGACGCCGGAGCATTCGCGGATCATGCTCTGCGGCAACCCGCAAATGATCGAGGACACCCGCGCCGTGTTGAAAGCGCGTGATTTGAATCTGGCCTTGACCCGCCGGCCGGGGCAGGTGGCGGTGGAGAACTACTGGTAG